DNA sequence from the Gemmatimonadota bacterium genome:
GCAGACGCGCGATGGTGCGGCCCGCCTCGTCGTGCAGATCGGCGCCCAGCGAGACGAGCGGCTCTCCGGCCGAGCCGGTCTCCCACTCGCGCGCCCACTCCTCCTCGCCGACCTCCAGGTAGCCCGGGTGCACCCAGCCGATGTAGCCCTCCTCGCCGCGCACGCGCAGCCAGCCGTCGCGCATGGTCAGGACGTCCAGGCGCACCCCCAGGACGTACTGGCTGACCTGCACGCCCCTCACGGACGGCCGCGCGTGCATGGGAGCGTAGGCGGAGGCGACCAGCGCGCAGCGTCCCTCGCGCAGCAGCGGATCGGGCAGCCGCACCACCTCGTCGCGCACCGCGACGCCGCGCTCCGCCAGCAGTCCCACCAGAGCCTCGACGCCGTCGGGCTGGGTGGTCTGCCCGACGAGCGCTTCGCCCTCTACGCTGATCTCGAAGATCGAGGTGCGCGGGTCCGGCGCGTACTCTCCGCCGACCTCCGCGACGAGCGTGTCGACCTCGCTCATTTCGCGCCGGCGCGCTCGAGCAGGCCTGCGAGGCGGCGCCTCAGCTCGGCCTCGCTCATGGTGCGCAGCGTCCGCTCGGCGGACGAACGCGTCTGCCAACGCACCTCGCCCATGGGATAGGCGGCGCCGTCGGCCGCCTCGAACACGAGGTACCAGCGCCCGTGGTGGCGCGGCGTGTCTTCCTCGCGCGCCGTGGCGGTCCAGGTCTCACCGTCGGCGAACTCGAACGTCTTCATCGGTCTTCTTGCGGTTCGGGGTCGAAACGCGGGCGCGGCCTCGCCAGTCGCGCCCGCGCCTGCCAGTTTCCGCGCCGACGCCGACGCCCGCAACCACGGACGCCAATGCGGTCCCTGACAAGCTCACTGCGCACAGCCGAAGCCGGGCTCGTTCTGACCGCGGCCATCTGGGGCGTGAACTTCTCCGTCTCCAAGGCCGCGCTGGCGACCGTCCCTCCGCTGGCGTTCAACGCGCTGCGCTACCCCCTGGCCGGGCTGGCCGCGGCGGTGGCGCTGCGCCTGCTGGGGACGGGGGTGCGGCCGCGCCGACGCGACCTGCTCACGATCCTCGCGCTCGGGGCGCTGGGAAACGTGATCTACCAGCTCCTCTTCATCGAGGGGCTGGACCGCACGCTCGCGGGCAACTCCGGCGTGCTCATGGCCACCTCGCCCGTGTGGACCGCCGCGCTGGCCGCTCCGCTCGCCGGGGAGCGCGTGGCCGGGACCGCGTGGGGGGGCATCCTGCTGACGCTGATCGGCGTGAGCCTGGTCGTCCTGGGCGGCGCGGCGGGCGGGCTGGGAGGCGATACGCTGGCCGGAGATCTACTCACCCTCGGGGCGGCGTTCACGTGGGCGCTGTACACGGTGTTGTCGATCCCGATGGTGCGCCGTTACGGGGCGCTCCCGGTCACGGTGTGGACGATGTGGGTGGGCGCGCTGGTGCTGCCGTGGTTCGGGCTCGGGCAGCTGCGCGAGATCGGCCTGGGCGCCATCGGCGCGGCGGAGTGGGCGGCGGTCGCCTACGCCGGCGTGCTGAGCATCACGGTGGCGTACGTGTTCTGGTACCACGGCGTACGCGTTCTGGGCAGCGCCAAGACCGCGGCGTTCGGCAACCTGGTCCCGGTGATGGCCATCGCCGTCGCGTGGCTGTCGCTCGGCGAGCGCCCCGCCCCGGTCCAGCTCGCGGGCGCGGCGCTCACCGTCCTGGGCGTGGCGCTGGCGCGCTGGAGAGTGGCCCCGGCGCCCGCCCGGCGCCCGCCTACCTGAGCCTGAGCACCGAGATGGCCGGCTCCGCCCCGGCGCCCAGCGGCACGCCGGCCTGGTCGGTCAGGCGCAGGCGCAGCGTGGGCGCCCCTCCCCCGGCGTCGAAGCGCAGGTAGGCGCCCGCCGAAGACGGCAGCTCGCCCGACGTGACGAAGTCGGCGAACGCCCTCGGGGTGGGCATCAGCGGATAGTTCAGGCCGAGTCCCTGGAAGTCCGCACGCAGGTCCAGCAGCGGGTAGCTGTCGCGCACATCCGCAGGACCTCCCGGCAGGAGCTCCGGCGCCTCATCGGCGTAGTTCGCCACCAGCCAGCCGCGCAGCAGGCGCGGCCAGGTGTCGCCGGTCTGCAGCGTCACGTTCGCGGTGCCGCTGGCGGTCGTGCTGGTGAGGTCGCGCAGGATCTGGTCGCCGCCGAAGTGGCCGCGCAGGTATTCGACGAACATCCACCCCGCGCCCCGCTCGGCGAGGCTGCCCTCGCCCACGTCGGCCACCAGCCGCACGTCACCCGGGGTTTGCAGGTAGCGCCGCGCGCGCGCCAGGTTGTCGACCTTGAAGTCCAGCGCTCGGGCGGAATTGCCGCGCGCCGCGAACTCTCGCGCCACCACCGATTCGGCGGCGTGCGCCAGACCCTCTCCGAGCCACAGCGTCTCCAGCTCCGAGGCGTTACGGACGAAGACGCGCTCGTTGAAGTTGATCATGTGCTGGAGCTCGTGCGCCAGCACTGGGGGCACCACCTCCAGGATCCGGTCGCGCGTGCGCGCGTCGCCGAAGTCGCCGTTGGGGTCGGGCACCACCGAATAGAAGATCTCGGCCTCGTTGCTGCCGGCGCCGGTGGTCAGGTCCAGCCCGAAGAAGAAGCCCGCCACGAAGCCGTCCGAGCCCGGCGGCGTGAACAGGTTCACCACGGGCGTGAACAGGATGATGACGCGGCCGTTGAGGTCCACGTCGGAGACGTTCCCGAACGCCGCCACGTCGGCGTCGAAGATGGGGTCGTCGAACTCGGCGGCGAAGTCCGCGAAGTCCTGCGCGGTGAAGCCGCCCGCCGGCGCACTCAGGTCCTGGTAAAGGATGGCGTGGGCGCTGGTCAGCACGACTTCGGCCGTGACCGTCGTGAAGCCGCCGTCCCTGTTGAATACCTGGAAGTCGGCCATGCCTCCGACCACACTGGAACGCACGCCGGGTGCCCCCGGCGACTCCAAGGGCCGCGCCATCGGGACCCCCCGAATCAGCTCTCGCTCCCTCTCGCGCAGGCCCCGCTCGAAGCTGTCGTGGAACGACTCGGCGGCGACCGGCAGGACCGGCCCGGCCTGCCCGTCGACGGACAGCGACGGACCCGCGACGAGCGTGGCGGGGGCGTCGACCTGTCCCGTCAGCCGGTAAGGCATCTCCCCAAGCGCGTCGTCAGCGTCGTTGTGGACGATGACGAGGAACTCCTCGCCGGCGGCGCCCGGCAGGCTGAGACAGTCGAGCGCTCCCGCCGTCGTCAGCGTCTGCGATTCGCCCACCGCCAATTGGATGGTCGCGCCCGGATCGCCCGTGATGGACGCCGTCAGCGCGTTGCTGACGAGCTGGCCCAGGCGCACCGTGACGTCCACGTCGCCAGAGGCCATGCACGGCGGCACTATCGCCACGACCTGGGTTGTGGTGGCGGAGGTGACCGTGGCCCTGTTGACACCGAAGAACACCGCGTTGTCGGCGGCCTGATCGCTGAACCCGGTGCCCGTGATCGTGACCGACTGGCCGACCGAAGCGGAGGCCGGGTTGAGACTCGTGAGGACCGGGGCGGAGGAGAACGCGCGCACCGTGATGCTCGCGTCCGAGCCCGCGTCCGCGGTGCTCGCGCTGACGACGTAGTCGCCCGCGAGCGCGCCCACGTCCAGCAGCGTCGACGCCAGCCCCAGGGTGTCGGTGTTGGAGCTCGCGGGGATCGTGCGCGCGCCCTCGCCCTGCTCCACCGCCCACATGACGACCGCGTCCGCCACCGGCCCGCCGTCGGCCACGGACACCACGCGCACCACCAGTGGCTCGGGAGCTATCTGGCCGGTGGCCGCCACCTGGTCTCCCGAAACCACATCCAACCGAACCGTGGGTTGGTCGGGGTCCACGCCGTCGCCCCCACACGCCCCCAACAGCAGCGCCACCGTCGCGCCGAGCAGCAGCGAGGCTCGAGCCCGCGCGCCGGTTCCCTTCCGCCTCTCATCCCAAAGCATCATCGAATCTCCTGCAGGTCTAGCACCGGCGCGCCCGTGAGCGGCGACCGAGGGGTTCTGACTCGCCCCACCACGTCCAAGCGGTCGAGCGCTTCCAGTGCTTCCACCGCCGCGAGCAACTCCGGCGGGACTGCCAGGTAAACGATCGGCCGGCCCTCACCGGGCCCGCGCGCGAGCACGTACGGCTCGCCCTCGTAGAACTCAGTGCGGATCCGCTCCGCGCGTTCCAGCGATATGAACTGCACCGTCCAGGCCAGGCGGCGCCCCGCAAAGCGCTCAGGATCCCGCGCCAGGTCCACCGCGGCGACGCCCGTGAGGGGCTGCTCCCCAGGGGCCTCGCCGGCCTCCGGCACGGGAACCCAACCCTCGTGCCTCACCCGCGCCCAGCCGCCGCGGCGCTCGAGAACCTCCACGGTGGTCCCGCCCTCCAGCGTCCCTACCCGGGTCGAGTCGGGCTGCGCGCGCAGCGCGACGCCCTCCTCGGGCACCACCCAGCTCGCGAGCGACCCAGCCGACCCTTTAGCGCCCGCGGCCGCCTCTTGCGACTCTGGTGCGCTGCGCACGGCCGGCTCCGCCCTCGGCTCGCTCAGCGACGGCGCCCAGATCCACGCGCGGCGCCGCACCCGCACCCAACGCTCCCTGCGGCCCAACTCGTCGAGAACCGCGCCGGGCTCCAGCCGGGCCAGGATTGCGCCGTTCGGCTCCGCGCGCAGGTTCTCGCCGTCTCCCGCGTCCACCTGCAGCGAGCCCGCGCCCGTCGGACCAACGGAGAGCGCCCAGATCCAGCCCTCCAGATCGACCTGACGCCAGCGGTCCCGCGAGCCTACCACCGTCAGCGGGGCGCCCGCTCGCGCCACCCCGATTAGGGAACCATTCGGAGCTGCCCTGAGGTTCTCACGCGCCGCTCTTACGGTCGCTTGCGCCGCTGCGCCGGACGGGAGGAGGAATGCCACACAGAGGGCGAGGGAAAGGGGCGCCACAAGCACGCCCCTCCCGGGGCACACCGGCGCTGGTCGTCGTGATCGCGCAGTCATTCTCCGCCTCCTCCCCACACGCCGGCCGGGCGCTTGCTCGCCGCGCCCCCGCCGGCCCCCATCCCATACCGCCGAACCAAGCTACGAGTGCCTTCGAGAAGGTGTCAACGCGCGGCAGTCGCGCCCCGCCGGCCGTGGCTTGCGCCGGCCTGGCGCTTGGGTGATCGTTGTGGCCCAACGCCGCGGTGCGGCGATTCGGCACGGCCGACCTTCGGGACCGAGACGACCCCAACGCATGCGTTCACCAGCTTTCGCGCTCGCCGCCTACACGGCCCTGCTCGCCGCGCCCTCACCCGGCAGCGCCCAGGAGATCACATCTCCCTACCGGTTCGTGGACGAAAAACAGACGATTCAGGCGCTGTTCGGTTACGTGGCCGCAGACGAGGGCACTGTGTCGCTCGCGTCGGAATCGGCCAACATTTTCGGCCTCCGCTACGCCTACCGTCTGGCCGGGCCGTTCAGCGCGGTGGCCGAGGCGGCGTTTTTCCCGTCCACGCGCGCCGTGCTGGACCTGAGCGAAGACGAGGAGCCGGTGCGGGAGGTGGTGGGCGACGCCGACTTCGACCTGGCGTTCCTCCACGCCGGCCTGCGCATGGACCTCACCGGCGCGCGCAGCTTCCACGGATTGATGCCTTACTTCGCGGTGCTCGGGGGCGGCGCGTTCGACGTATCCGACGAGACCCCGGTCGAAGAAGACGTGCCCACCGAGAATCGATTGGACTTCGGCACCAGCTTCTCCGGCGTGTTCGCGATCGGCACGGACTACCTGGTGGGCTCCCGGCTGGCGCTGGGCGTGGAGGTACGGCAGGCGTTGTGGAAGGTCGAGACCCCCGAGCCGTTCATCCTCGCCGATTTCGGCCTACCGCAGGAGGAGTGGGTGGGCAACCTCACCTTCCTTGCCGGGGCGTCGCTGCGGTTCTGACGTGACGGCCGCGGCGCAGGGCCGCGCCGCCCACGCGCGCGGAGAGAGCTGATGCTGGACGCCCTCGCGCGCGGGATCGGGCATCTGCTGTCGGGCTCCGCCGACATCGCGGAGATCGTCTTCCTGTCGCTGCGCGTATCCGGCACCGCGGTTCTGCTGGGGCTGCTCATCGGACTCCCCATCGGCGTGGCCGTGGGCGTGGGCCGATTCCCGGCGCGGCGTTTGGCGGTGGCCGCCATCCACACGGGATTCGCGCTGCCCCCGGTCGTCGTGGGCCTGTTCATCTACCTCGTGCTGTCTCGCTCCGGGCCCCTCGGCCACCTCGGCCTGCTGTTCACCCCGACGGCCATGATCATCGCCCAGGCCGTGCTGGCGGCGCCCTACGTGGCGGGGATAACGCTCGCCGCGGTGCAGGCAGTGCCCGACGGCGTCCGGTTCCAGGCGCGCGCGCTCGGCGCCACGCCGCTGCAGGCGCTGCTGGCGCACCTGCGCGAGGCCAGGCTGGGCATCGGCGCCGCCGTCGTGGCCGGCTTCGGGGCGGTGATTTCGGAGGTGGGCGCGGTCATGCTCGTGGGCGGCAACGTGCAGGGCGAAACGCGCGTCATGACCACCGCGATCGTGCTCGAGACGCGCCGCGGTGACCTGGCCGCGGCGGTGGCCCTGGGCATCGTTCTGCTGGTCATCGCGTTCGCCGTCAACATCGCCCTCACGCGGCTCCAGCAGGGGCCCGACGACCTGGCGCGCGTCGGACGGCGGGCCGCGTGAGCCCGGACACCACGCTGGCTCCGATGGTGGGCGGCGCGCGGCGCACCGACGCGGGGCCCGCCGTGCTCCTGGAGGCGCGGGGAGTGAGCTACCGGGTCGCGGACAAGGCACTGCTGGAGGGGGTTTCGCTGCGCCTGCGGGACGGCGAGGTGGTGGCCGTGCTGGGCCCCAACGGCGCTGGAAAGTCGACCCT
Encoded proteins:
- a CDS encoding DMT family transporter; translation: MRSLTSSLRTAEAGLVLTAAIWGVNFSVSKAALATVPPLAFNALRYPLAGLAAAVALRLLGTGVRPRRRDLLTILALGALGNVIYQLLFIEGLDRTLAGNSGVLMATSPVWTAALAAPLAGERVAGTAWGGILLTLIGVSLVVLGGAAGGLGGDTLAGDLLTLGAAFTWALYTVLSIPMVRRYGALPVTVWTMWVGALVLPWFGLGQLREIGLGAIGAAEWAAVAYAGVLSITVAYVFWYHGVRVLGSAKTAAFGNLVPVMAIAVAWLSLGERPAPVQLAGAALTVLGVALARWRVAPAPARRPPT
- a CDS encoding IPT/TIG domain-containing protein — translated: MMLWDERRKGTGARARASLLLGATVALLLGACGGDGVDPDQPTVRLDVVSGDQVAATGQIAPEPLVVRVVSVADGGPVADAVVMWAVEQGEGARTIPASSNTDTLGLASTLLDVGALAGDYVVSASTADAGSDASITVRAFSSAPVLTSLNPASASVGQSVTITGTGFSDQAADNAVFFGVNRATVTSATTTQVVAIVPPCMASGDVDVTVRLGQLVSNALTASITGDPGATIQLAVGESQTLTTAGALDCLSLPGAAGEEFLVIVHNDADDALGEMPYRLTGQVDAPATLVAGPSLSVDGQAGPVLPVAAESFHDSFERGLRERERELIRGVPMARPLESPGAPGVRSSVVGGMADFQVFNRDGGFTTVTAEVVLTSAHAILYQDLSAPAGGFTAQDFADFAAEFDDPIFDADVAAFGNVSDVDLNGRVIILFTPVVNLFTPPGSDGFVAGFFFGLDLTTGAGSNEAEIFYSVVPDPNGDFGDARTRDRILEVVPPVLAHELQHMINFNERVFVRNASELETLWLGEGLAHAAESVVAREFAARGNSARALDFKVDNLARARRYLQTPGDVRLVADVGEGSLAERGAGWMFVEYLRGHFGGDQILRDLTSTTASGTANVTLQTGDTWPRLLRGWLVANYADEAPELLPGGPADVRDSYPLLDLRADFQGLGLNYPLMPTPRAFADFVTSGELPSSAGAYLRFDAGGGAPTLRLRLTDQAGVPLGAGAEPAISVLRLR
- a CDS encoding SH3 domain-containing protein, producing MARAGAPLTVVGSRDRWRQVDLEGWIWALSVGPTGAGSLQVDAGDGENLRAEPNGAILARLEPGAVLDELGRRERWVRVRRRAWIWAPSLSEPRAEPAVRSAPESQEAAAGAKGSAGSLASWVVPEEGVALRAQPDSTRVGTLEGGTTVEVLERRGGWARVRHEGWVPVPEAGEAPGEQPLTGVAAVDLARDPERFAGRRLAWTVQFISLERAERIRTEFYEGEPYVLARGPGEGRPIVYLAVPPELLAAVEALEALDRLDVVGRVRTPRSPLTGAPVLDLQEIR
- a CDS encoding ABC transporter permease; amino-acid sequence: MLDALARGIGHLLSGSADIAEIVFLSLRVSGTAVLLGLLIGLPIGVAVGVGRFPARRLAVAAIHTGFALPPVVVGLFIYLVLSRSGPLGHLGLLFTPTAMIIAQAVLAAPYVAGITLAAVQAVPDGVRFQARALGATPLQALLAHLREARLGIGAAVVAGFGAVISEVGAVMLVGGNVQGETRVMTTAIVLETRRGDLAAAVALGIVLLVIAFAVNIALTRLQQGPDDLARVGRRAA